CGTTTACCGGGAATTGTATCGTAAAAAATGACGGCCATGTAGAGAGCTTTGTCGTCGTATATGAGCATCAACTCCGATTTTTGCTGCGCAAATCCGGTATCTACCGGCTGGACGAGACGAAAGTTCTCCACCCGGTTTGCTGTCTGCCAATCGGTTTCGTCCAGCACGCCATCCAGCGTGATGGAACCTTTTATTTTCTTGACGGTGTAAACGAAGTTCTTATTGCGAATGTTTATGGAAATGGTATCGTTTGGAGTACCCTGTGAGAAGGTTTGAATTGCAAAAGCAACCATCAGAATAAAAGATAACCAGGATTTGATCATGTTTCTACTGTTTTTAATTCCACCAATAGGTCAGTTTCAATACCAGCGCACGGTTTCGGACTTCACGTGTATTGGCATAATAATTGTCGGTATAAACTAAAAATAAGTCCGATACAGGTTTGTAACGCCATTGGAAACGGATGTTCAGGTTGGTATTATTGAGTTGTTCGTTATACTGCATGAACGTGGTGAGAAACAATTTATCCGTGAAAGTGATGTCGAGCTTGGGGCCGACCAGCCAGAATTGATGATTTTCAAAGGGCTGCGGTAAGTGAAGGTGTGTGTATGTAACGTTCATCGAAAAATTCACGTAGGGTTGAAACCGGTACACCATTTTTGTGTCAATCATTTCGTAATTTCCATTGAAAAAACCGCCTTTGGAGTAAGTAGCCGTTCCGTTGAGTGGTTGGCGGTTGTTGGACGTGAATGTGGTGTAGAAGTCGGAGTAGTTATACTCACTCCCCACCGGTAAAAAAACGTTGCTTATGTGGGTTGGATCAAAGTTTTGCATCAACCTGATGTAATAATTACGTATGCCTGCCGCAATGGACGAACGATCACGGAACTCGACCTTATAACCCAAATCCAGTTCATGGTCAAGTTTGTTGAATTGATGAGTGGAATAATTCTTGAATTTGGAATAAGGCCCGTGTATGGTTACCGTTTTATTGGGAATAAAAAAATAGGCCAATTCCGGGCTTAACGAAATGTAATTCTTGCGGCGAACGAAGCCTGTTTCTGCAAGATAATTATCACCTACTGCCGCCTGGTCCAGGCTGATGAGGATATTACCCTTACTGTATTTTACGGATGCGCCTTGTGCGTATTGACCGTCGGGATTATTCGGTTGAAAAGACCGGTGATAAAATACTTTACCTGTCCATTCGTTGTTTTTGCTAGCCAGGTTGAAATCCAGCGCCGCAACACGGTTAAAGAGCAGAGTACCGTCGGGCTTGTTCAGGTACTCTTTGTTGACGAACATAAAGCTGATGTTGGAGCGGGCCAGAATTTTCTTTTGTAGCGACAATACGGTGAAGTTTCTGGCCAGGTGATCGGTAGTTTTCTCGGTGGTCATGTTGATAAACCCAAGACGGAAGGTATTGTTGATCTTGCCGCTTAACCGTGCTCCTCCCAACACCGGTGCATCCAGTCCGATGCGCCGTGAAAAAAACGGTGTAAGCCCCGTGTTTCCGTAGTTTGCAAATAAATCGCTGTTCTCGAGGAAAAACTGCCGCTTTTCGGGATAAAATAGTTCAAAACGGTCAATATTCATCACCTGCTGATCTACTTCCACTTGAGCAAAGTCGGGATTGTAGGTCAGGTCCAGGTTCATTGCCGTTGATATTCCGATTTTTGCATCCATCCCGAAATCTCTCCGGTAACCGGCTTGTCCACTTGCTTCATAATCCCGGTGATATCCGCCGTAGATATAGGGTATAAGCGAAAAGTTCATGGTGGGTTTGGGTAACGGTTCTTCAAAATGCAACACTCCCGTGTAGGCCAGGGAGGAATGAGGAAATTGCCGGGGAACGGGTGCCCAGGCCGACTTCTCATTGGCCTTGAGGTCCAATCGCCCGAAATTAGCATACCAGGTCTGGCTGTTTGCCGGATAACGGATCGACTTAAACGGAATTTTCATTTCCGTGATCCATTTATCGGAGTAATTCTTCAGCTTGAGCTCAACCTTGCTGTCCCATTCGCTGTTTTTGGTTTCACCCGACCTGATTCCGTCGGAGATAGCGCCTGAGGCCGAAAACTCAAAAGTATAGCCGTTGGTTTGATCGCGAAACGTATCGAATACGGAAAGGAAGTTGTCGTTGTTGTTAAATGCATAATCCCTGCGGAACGACTCAAAAATACGTTTGCCGGGGATGGTGTCGTGAAAGACCACCGCTACATAGATGGCTTTATCGTCGTAGACCAGCATCACCTCCGATTTTTGTTTAGGGAATCCGGTATCCACCGGCTGGACAAGGAAAAAGTTGTCTGCCTTGTTTGCCGACAGCCAATCCGGCTCATCCAGCACTCCGTCAAGTAGGATGCGGCCCTTCATCTTCTTGGCGGTATACACAAAGTCCTTGTTGCGGATAGTGATACCCTCCGGATCCGTTGGATTTTGTTGGGGAAACAGGAGAAAAGAACAAACTCCCCCCAGGAGAAATACAAAAAATCTCTTCATTCTTGAGAAAATGTATTTTTTGAATGTTATTTATCGAGCCCTGTTCCGTTTTGAAATACCCTTATGGATTCGAGCTCAGAGCCGGAATCGGTTCTTCATCAATGGTGAAATCGATAGGGAGCAGGCATTTCACATTCACTTTTTCGCCGTTGTTTTCACCCGGAATCCATTTGGACATCAGGCTGAGCACACGAATCGCTTCTTTGTCGAGCTGGGAATGCAACCCCTGAACTACTTCGATATTTGAAATAGAGCCGTCGGCGGCTACGATGAAAGAACAGAGTATTCGCCCTTCAACTCCCTGTTGACGGGCTTCCTTGGGATACCGAAGCTGGTGAGCGATAAATCCGGCCAGCTCTTTTTCACCGTACGGGTACTGCGGCATCTTGTCCACGATGGAAAAGACTTCGGAGTTGGCAATCTCCGGATTGGTTTTGCCCAGGGTGTTGGCGGAATTTGTTGTGTTGCGTGCTACAGCTTTTGCGTTTTTGTTCAGCCGGAAATACATGGGTACGTAGCTCTTGGAGCGGACAATCTGTTCCTTGTACTTGGCAGGACGCCAAGGCGGCATGGATTGCAAAATACGCAAGGCTTCCTTGTCGAGTGAAGAGTCCGCACGGTGAATCAGATCGAAATTGGTCAGTGTGCCGTCTTTCTCAACTATAAATGTATAAACGACCAATCCTTGCACATTTCGCTCAACGGCATCGGACGGGTAACGAAGAGTTCCGGATATGAACTTGTTCATTTCACCCGGTCCTCCGGTGTAAATGGGAGGGATGTCCGGATTTTCGATTATTTTTCCTTCGTAAACAGGGGGCGGCTGAAGCTGAGAATTTTCGGATGCAAAAGCAGAAATCGTTATCAGGTATAAAGCCGATAACGACAAAAGTAACGTTTTAGAATTCATTTATTTCTTATTGATGTTTAGACCTTTTTTGTTTGAAGAGCAAAGATAATAAAAAAACGTAACGTTTTTAAAGCAGCAGTTTGAGATTAACAAATAAATTCATAGATTTGTGGCGGTTTTTCATCATCGTGGTAATTCTGTTTTTTTAATTTTCCACGAAAAAAAAGCAGCCGGCTACGGAAGTGAAGCGCCTTTTGCCGGCTGCTGCTTTTTATGGATTCCCTGTCAACCGTAAACCGCAAAATTTTTTTATCTTTGTCCTCTTAAGATTTCACCCGATATGAACTTATCCACTTCACCATCCGTAATTAAAGCGCATGATATCAGTCGTTTTCAGTTTCGAGATACGCCTTTTGTAAAGCTGATGAACAAGCGCATTTACAACGTCCTATTTATCGCTTCACAATACGATATGTTTATCCTTGAAGATGACGGACGGGTGGA
This portion of the Petrimonas sulfuriphila genome encodes:
- a CDS encoding carbohydrate binding family 9 domain-containing protein, with amino-acid sequence MKRFFVFLLGGVCSFLLFPQQNPTDPEGITIRNKDFVYTAKKMKGRILLDGVLDEPDWLSANKADNFFLVQPVDTGFPKQKSEVMLVYDDKAIYVAVVFHDTIPGKRIFESFRRDYAFNNNDNFLSVFDTFRDQTNGYTFEFSASGAISDGIRSGETKNSEWDSKVELKLKNYSDKWITEMKIPFKSIRYPANSQTWYANFGRLDLKANEKSAWAPVPRQFPHSSLAYTGVLHFEEPLPKPTMNFSLIPYIYGGYHRDYEASGQAGYRRDFGMDAKIGISTAMNLDLTYNPDFAQVEVDQQVMNIDRFELFYPEKRQFFLENSDLFANYGNTGLTPFFSRRIGLDAPVLGGARLSGKINNTFRLGFINMTTEKTTDHLARNFTVLSLQKKILARSNISFMFVNKEYLNKPDGTLLFNRVAALDFNLASKNNEWTGKVFYHRSFQPNNPDGQYAQGASVKYSKGNILISLDQAAVGDNYLAETGFVRRKNYISLSPELAYFFIPNKTVTIHGPYSKFKNYSTHQFNKLDHELDLGYKVEFRDRSSIAAGIRNYYIRLMQNFDPTHISNVFLPVGSEYNYSDFYTTFTSNNRQPLNGTATYSKGGFFNGNYEMIDTKMVYRFQPYVNFSMNVTYTHLHLPQPFENHQFWLVGPKLDITFTDKLFLTTFMQYNEQLNNTNLNIRFQWRYKPVSDLFLVYTDNYYANTREVRNRALVLKLTYWWN
- a CDS encoding energy transducer TonB; amino-acid sequence: MNSKTLLLSLSALYLITISAFASENSQLQPPPVYEGKIIENPDIPPIYTGGPGEMNKFISGTLRYPSDAVERNVQGLVVYTFIVEKDGTLTNFDLIHRADSSLDKEALRILQSMPPWRPAKYKEQIVRSKSYVPMYFRLNKNAKAVARNTTNSANTLGKTNPEIANSEVFSIVDKMPQYPYGEKELAGFIAHQLRYPKEARQQGVEGRILCSFIVAADGSISNIEVVQGLHSQLDKEAIRVLSLMSKWIPGENNGEKVNVKCLLPIDFTIDEEPIPALSSNP